The following proteins are co-located in the Paracoccaceae bacterium Fryx2 genome:
- a CDS encoding type I restriction enzyme HsdR N-terminal domain-containing protein yields the protein MVTKKPKANPVSAFPPSVDGLHREDDWLWIPLRSEWRDVSTKPEEIVRQTYIRHLVKNYGYSLDQMDQERRTMHGHKSPRADIVIWENETKRNNNNTPVLIIECKSEAVDINIRDYYQGESYTRAVGCEFFVAHNTRFTAAFKLVPGLPGDFVQISEIPKATDWGDAKRIEAIKNKLRAFNRKEFQDLLFKCHSILRDVHKMEPGRAFDTISKILFIKMYIERSGLHGTFSVDFIDGREKFKTTKTVAIHDELFQETKDYYKADDLFSETDRLEISETTFRRIVKELQTFDLSKTGDDIKGLAFERFCCATTILAGAGNHLGRWG from the coding sequence ATGGTAACTAAGAAACCTAAGGCCAACCCAGTAAGCGCGTTTCCGCCGTCGGTTGACGGTCTCCATCGCGAAGATGATTGGCTCTGGATTCCTTTACGCTCCGAATGGCGTGATGTTTCGACAAAGCCGGAGGAAATTGTGCGACAGACATACATTCGCCACCTCGTCAAGAACTATGGTTACTCGCTCGACCAAATGGATCAAGAGCGCCGCACGATGCATGGGCACAAAAGCCCGCGTGCCGATATCGTTATTTGGGAAAACGAGACGAAACGGAACAACAACAATACTCCAGTTCTCATAATTGAATGCAAGTCAGAGGCTGTCGATATCAATATTAGGGATTATTATCAAGGGGAAAGCTACACAAGGGCGGTGGGCTGCGAGTTCTTTGTCGCTCATAATACTAGATTCACTGCCGCATTCAAACTTGTGCCCGGGCTACCCGGAGACTTTGTCCAGATCAGCGAGATTCCCAAAGCAACTGATTGGGGAGATGCAAAGCGCATCGAGGCAATCAAGAACAAGCTCCGCGCCTTCAACCGCAAGGAGTTTCAGGACCTATTGTTCAAGTGCCATTCCATCCTACGCGATGTTCATAAAATGGAACCGGGCCGAGCCTTTGATACCATCTCGAAAATTCTCTTCATAAAAATGTATATTGAACGCTCCGGGCTTCACGGAACCTTCTCGGTTGATTTCATCGATGGTCGAGAGAAATTCAAGACTACCAAGACCGTCGCTATCCATGATGAGCTGTTTCAGGAAACGAAGGACTATTACAAGGCTGACGACCTTTTCTCTGAAACCGATCGCCTCGAAATCTCCGAGACCACCTTCCGCCGCATCGTAAAGGAGTTGCAAACCTTCGATTTGTCCAAGACCGGCGACGACATCAAGGGGCTTGCTTTCGAGCGATTTTGTTGCGCGACAACCATCTTGGCCGGTGCCGGCAACCACCTTGGCCGGTGGGGCTGA
- a CDS encoding AarF/ABC1/UbiB kinase family protein: MPDDNDSNGVAVPTGRAARLWHFGGMATGSAGSVAAGGLRALAGGKRPDLAQLLLTPANTLRLTGGLSHLRGAALKLGQMLSMDTGIVLPGELTGILPRMRDDARHMSPKQLQTVLNAEWGPGWYSRFARFDVRPFAAASIGQVHRATLPDGTDLAIKVQYPGVRASIDSDVDNVAALLRLPGLLPRGMDLSPLLTEAKRQLHAEADYLAEAQHLARFGALLAGSDIFALPTLHDALCTPQVLAMRYMESAPLDSLVDAPQALRDRVAAALIDLVLRELFVFGAMQTDPNLANYRFDPATNRIVLLDFGAVQPIAPALAADFRALARLALDGGAEATREAMLRIGYFGPDTAPHHQALIQSMFNAEMGPLQQDTPFDFGRSDLLDRLRDMGIAIGNDRELAHVPPAATLFLHRKIGGMYLMAAKLRVRIALRPMVETYCREQSPE, encoded by the coding sequence TTGCCCGATGACAATGACAGCAACGGCGTGGCCGTACCCACCGGACGCGCGGCCCGTCTGTGGCACTTTGGCGGCATGGCCACGGGCAGCGCGGGCAGCGTGGCAGCGGGGGGATTGCGGGCGCTGGCGGGAGGAAAGCGGCCCGATCTGGCGCAGCTGCTGCTGACGCCTGCCAACACTCTGCGGCTAACGGGCGGGCTGTCGCATCTGCGCGGGGCAGCGCTGAAGCTGGGGCAGATGCTGTCTATGGATACCGGGATTGTGTTGCCGGGGGAGCTGACCGGCATCCTGCCGCGGATGCGCGATGATGCCCGCCACATGTCGCCGAAACAGCTGCAAACCGTGCTGAACGCGGAATGGGGACCGGGGTGGTACAGCCGTTTTGCCCGTTTTGACGTGCGCCCCTTTGCCGCCGCCTCAATCGGGCAGGTGCACCGGGCGACGCTGCCCGATGGCACCGACCTAGCGATCAAGGTGCAATACCCCGGTGTCCGCGCCAGCATCGACAGCGATGTGGACAACGTCGCCGCCCTCTTGCGCCTGCCGGGCCTGTTGCCGCGCGGGATGGACCTGTCGCCTCTGCTGACCGAGGCCAAGCGCCAGTTGCACGCCGAGGCGGATTATCTGGCCGAAGCGCAGCATCTGGCGCGGTTTGGGGCCCTTTTGGCGGGGTCCGACATATTTGCGCTGCCCACCCTGCATGACGCGCTGTGCACGCCGCAGGTGCTCGCGATGCGCTATATGGAAAGCGCGCCGCTGGACAGTCTGGTGGATGCGCCGCAGGCGTTGCGTGACCGGGTGGCCGCCGCCCTGATTGACCTTGTGCTGCGCGAATTGTTTGTGTTCGGCGCGATGCAGACCGACCCGAACCTTGCCAATTACCGCTTTGACCCCGCCACCAACCGCATCGTCCTGCTGGATTTCGGCGCGGTGCAGCCGATTGCGCCTGCCCTTGCAGCCGACTTTCGCGCCCTTGCCCGCTTGGCCCTGGATGGCGGGGCAGAAGCCACACGCGAAGCCATGTTGCGCATCGGCTATTTCGGCCCGGATACGGCCCCGCACCATCAAGCCTTGATCCAGTCCATGTTCAACGCAGAGATGGGCCCGCTGCAGCAAGACACCCCGTTCGATTTCGGCAGAAGTGACCTTTTGGACCGCCTGCGCGACATGGGCATTGCCATCGGCAATGACCGCGAGCTTGCCCATGTGCCCCCCGCCGCCACGCTGTTTCTGCACCGCAAGATTGGCGGCATGTACCTGATGGCCGCCAAACTGCGCGTGCGGATTGCCCTGCGCCCGATGGTGGAAACCTATTGCCGCGAACAATCCCCGGAATGA
- the istA gene encoding IS21 family transposase: MPTGRLNMRRIRDVLRLKLGQGLSERSIAASLGLSKGSVGSYTQRARHAGLTWPLPEGIDDDSLELLLFPAPPTVPDAERLVPDWAEIDRELRRPGVTRMLLWEEYRAAHPGGFAYTWFCTHYEAWKGRVRPTMRQTHVGGEKVFVDFAGDTIDVIDPTTGEARAMKLFVAAMGASNHTYAEAVASEGLEDWILAHIRMFAFLGGVPKAVVPDNLKSAVIKADRFDPGLNRTYAEMAAHYGTAVLPARPRKPRDKAKVEVAVQVAQRWILARLRNHRFFSLAELNVAIRRLLDELNMRVMRGYGASRADLFATLDRPNLQPLPPEPYVFARWKRARVAPDYHVEVDSSWYSVPFALIKQEVDVRTSGQTVEIFHRGQRVASHVRTPGRRSHVTVADHMPSAHRRFAEWTPARMLAQATKTGPAVAAFCEMVMADRPHPEQGFRTCLGVLALVKTYGPERVDAACQRGVTIRARTVTSIRSILKTGLDRAFLEGSEEVAPLQHANIRGGSYYH, translated from the coding sequence ATGCCGACAGGACGATTGAACATGCGCCGGATACGAGATGTTTTGCGATTGAAGCTTGGGCAAGGCCTGAGCGAGCGGTCCATTGCCGCTTCCCTCGGTCTGAGCAAGGGGAGCGTCGGAAGCTACACCCAACGGGCGCGTCATGCCGGGCTCACGTGGCCCTTGCCGGAGGGGATCGATGACGACAGCCTTGAACTTCTTTTGTTTCCAGCCCCGCCCACGGTGCCGGACGCGGAGCGGCTTGTGCCCGACTGGGCGGAGATTGACCGCGAGTTGCGCCGCCCTGGGGTGACGCGGATGCTGCTCTGGGAAGAATACCGTGCCGCGCACCCCGGGGGTTTTGCCTATACTTGGTTTTGCACGCATTACGAGGCTTGGAAGGGTCGGGTGCGCCCGACGATGCGCCAGACACATGTGGGCGGCGAGAAGGTGTTCGTTGACTTTGCCGGCGACACCATCGACGTGATCGACCCCACGACCGGCGAAGCGCGGGCCATGAAGCTGTTCGTGGCGGCAATGGGGGCATCGAATCACACCTATGCCGAGGCGGTGGCATCGGAGGGGTTGGAAGATTGGATCCTCGCGCATATCCGGATGTTCGCCTTTCTGGGCGGCGTGCCAAAGGCGGTGGTTCCGGACAATCTGAAGTCCGCCGTGATCAAGGCAGACCGGTTTGATCCGGGGCTGAACCGGACCTATGCCGAGATGGCGGCGCATTATGGCACCGCCGTTCTGCCCGCCCGGCCGCGCAAACCCCGGGACAAGGCGAAGGTGGAAGTGGCTGTCCAAGTGGCACAACGCTGGATTCTGGCGCGGCTGCGGAACCACCGGTTCTTCTCATTGGCCGAGTTGAACGTGGCGATCCGGCGGCTGCTGGACGAGTTGAACATGCGCGTGATGCGCGGCTATGGCGCCAGCCGCGCCGATCTGTTTGCCACTTTGGATCGGCCCAATCTTCAGCCCCTACCGCCCGAACCTTATGTCTTCGCCCGCTGGAAGCGCGCCCGCGTGGCACCCGACTATCACGTTGAGGTCGACAGCTCATGGTATTCCGTGCCCTTCGCGCTGATCAAACAAGAGGTCGATGTTCGCACAAGCGGCCAGACGGTCGAGATATTCCATCGTGGTCAGAGGGTTGCGAGCCACGTGCGCACCCCGGGGCGGCGCAGCCATGTCACCGTGGCCGACCATATGCCATCGGCCCATCGTCGCTTTGCCGAATGGACCCCGGCCAGAATGCTGGCGCAGGCAACCAAGACCGGCCCCGCCGTCGCCGCCTTTTGCGAGATGGTGATGGCTGACCGCCCCCATCCTGAACAGGGGTTCCGCACCTGCCTGGGTGTGCTGGCCTTGGTCAAAACCTATGGGCCGGAGCGCGTTGATGCGGCCTGCCAGCGGGGTGTGACCATCCGGGCCCGCACCGTCACCTCCATTCGTTCGATCCTCAAGACCGGCCTCGATCGCGCCTTCCTGGAAGGCTCCGAAGAGGTCGCCCCCCTCCAGCACGCCAACATTCGTGGCGGCAGCTATTACCATTGA
- the istA gene encoding IS21 family transposase, with amino-acid sequence MRLYMSDLRYHSQRTSAARAGFSERTARRFDANPTLPSNRKIVHGRTVADPLEGYWEGDILPLLERDSALQAVTLLRHLQGLHPLAFPDDRIRRTLERRVRQWRALNGPERDIIFRQTPEPGRMAQSDFTHAEELEVTIAGQLFPHLLYHFVMVYSRWEHVGVVLGGESFTALAENLQQALWSLGGAPQEHRTDSLSAAFRNLTADQRQDITTRYNAFVGHYGMEASRNNRGEAHENGAVESQNRHLKKAIEQALILRGSRDFASIEDYRRFVDILVARRNRQRAIAVQAEQAHLKPLPSRRTTDFTETVVPVTRTSGFLVKSIFYSAPSQLIGQRLRVHLYDDRLEAFLGSTLVVSHTRARGRGDGHRVHVINYHHVIHALRRKPQALWSSIYRDSLFPRTEYAEAWKVLQRDLPRRDACRRMVDLLFIAHDRACEAELAHLLTDDLDAGRVPDPDLLMLRLSPKQTALPTDVTVAHPSLDSFDALLGACA; translated from the coding sequence TTGAGATTATACATGTCCGACCTCCGATATCACAGTCAGCGCACGTCGGCCGCCCGCGCCGGGTTCAGCGAGCGCACGGCCCGACGGTTCGATGCCAACCCGACGCTGCCCTCGAACCGCAAGATCGTTCACGGGCGCACGGTGGCCGATCCCCTCGAGGGTTATTGGGAGGGCGACATCCTTCCCTTGCTGGAGAGGGACAGCGCCTTGCAGGCCGTCACCCTGCTGCGCCACCTTCAGGGCCTGCACCCGCTGGCCTTCCCCGATGACCGCATCCGGCGCACCCTGGAACGGCGGGTGCGGCAGTGGCGGGCGCTGAACGGACCCGAGCGCGACATCATCTTCCGCCAGACGCCGGAGCCGGGCCGCATGGCCCAGTCCGACTTCACTCATGCCGAGGAGCTGGAGGTGACGATCGCGGGCCAGCTATTCCCGCATCTGCTCTACCACTTCGTCATGGTCTACAGCCGGTGGGAGCATGTCGGGGTGGTCCTGGGCGGGGAGAGCTTCACGGCCCTGGCCGAGAACCTGCAGCAGGCGCTCTGGTCGCTCGGCGGGGCACCACAGGAGCATCGCACCGACAGCCTCTCGGCCGCTTTCCGCAACCTGACGGCTGACCAGCGCCAGGATATCACCACGCGCTACAATGCCTTCGTCGGCCATTACGGCATGGAGGCCAGTCGCAACAACCGCGGGGAAGCTCATGAGAACGGCGCGGTGGAGTCCCAGAACCGGCACCTGAAGAAGGCCATCGAACAGGCGCTGATCCTGCGCGGCAGCCGCGACTTCGCCAGCATCGAGGACTACCGGCGCTTCGTCGACATTCTGGTGGCACGGCGCAACCGGCAGCGGGCGATCGCGGTTCAGGCGGAACAGGCGCATCTGAAGCCCCTGCCGTCCCGGCGCACCACCGACTTTACAGAGACCGTGGTTCCGGTCACCCGCACCAGCGGCTTTCTGGTCAAGAGCATCTTCTACAGCGCCCCGTCGCAGCTGATCGGGCAGCGCTTGCGGGTCCACCTTTACGACGATCGCCTTGAGGCCTTTCTCGGCAGCACCCTGGTCGTCAGCCATACAAGGGCGCGTGGTCGCGGCGACGGCCATCGCGTGCATGTCATCAACTACCATCACGTCATCCACGCGCTGCGGCGCAAACCGCAAGCCCTGTGGAGTTCGATCTACCGCGACAGCCTGTTCCCGCGAACCGAATACGCTGAGGCCTGGAAGGTGCTGCAGCGTGATCTGCCCCGCCGCGACGCCTGCCGCCGCATGGTCGACCTGCTGTTCATCGCCCACGACCGGGCCTGCGAGGCGGAACTGGCACATCTCCTGACGGACGATCTCGACGCCGGCCGGGTGCCGGACCCTGACCTGCTGATGCTCCGCCTGAGCCCGAAGCAAACGGCGCTGCCGACAGATGTCACCGTCGCCCATCCCTCGCTCGACAGCTTCGATGCCCTTCTGGGAGCCTGCGCATGA
- a CDS encoding helix-turn-helix domain-containing protein, translating to MSHAATNWAIQQRGLKPATKIVLWFLCDRHNPDFGCFPTQARLAEDAEMSISALNDHLATLEVLGLIHRIRAHDPHSHRRLPTRYILGFEQGFPQKPTPESGDGFAEIMEENDTPSPETTDRAISGFSGIPSPDFPQSHLRNPEYNLVREPLTKPVKEEEDAQAREIDFDRFFAELLTALGLDPNGTLPAWWQGWPARTHVRRWRDELGLSEDRIIETATETRRDHPVPPDGPKALDRAMERAAKRDAQIAATSAKRQPKRTEGTRPSADELAAFYADMVNSDRYLPANAISNTIRDAMLSRGLVTPERLRARGVH from the coding sequence ATGAGCCACGCCGCCACCAATTGGGCCATCCAGCAGCGCGGGCTGAAGCCTGCCACCAAGATCGTGTTGTGGTTCCTCTGCGACCGCCACAACCCAGATTTTGGCTGTTTTCCGACCCAAGCGCGGCTGGCCGAGGACGCGGAAATGTCCATCTCCGCCCTGAACGATCACCTCGCCACGCTGGAGGTTCTGGGCCTGATCCACCGTATCCGCGCCCATGATCCGCACAGCCACCGGCGTCTACCGACGCGCTATATCCTCGGGTTCGAGCAAGGATTCCCGCAAAAGCCAACTCCGGAAAGCGGAGATGGGTTTGCTGAAATCATGGAAGAAAATGACACCCCATCTCCGGAAACGACAGATAGAGCCATCTCCGGATTTTCGGGCATTCCATCTCCGGATTTTCCCCAAAGCCATCTCCGGAATCCGGAGTATAACCTTGTAAGGGAACCTTTAACTAAACCTGTAAAGGAGGAGGAGGATGCGCAGGCGCGCGAGATCGATTTTGATCGTTTCTTCGCAGAGCTGCTGACAGCGCTCGGCCTTGATCCGAACGGCACCCTGCCCGCCTGGTGGCAGGGCTGGCCAGCCCGGACCCATGTGCGCCGTTGGCGGGATGAACTCGGCCTGTCCGAAGACCGGATCATCGAGACAGCCACAGAAACCCGTAGGGACCACCCCGTCCCGCCCGACGGACCCAAGGCCCTTGACCGGGCGATGGAACGCGCCGCTAAGCGCGATGCGCAGATCGCGGCAACCTCCGCCAAGCGCCAGCCCAAGCGCACAGAGGGCACCCGGCCCAGCGCCGATGAACTCGCGGCCTTCTACGCGGACATGGTCAACTCCGACCGCTACCTGCCCGCCAACGCGATCAGTAATACAATCCGAGACGCGATGCTGTCACGCGGCCTCGTCACGCCGGAGCGGTTGAGGGCGCGGGGTGTGCATTGA
- a CDS encoding DUF6362 family protein, giving the protein MPITPREIEDQFEDAALTLRRLPNSPGSGAKGYGQFWPEYVHDAKQAYGYDEVRMRVVPSARDIQRMEHCIGWLAWLDPEDARIVWLRAEGVRWRQVCIRAGVVRSTAWRRWAASLLTIAKHLNALEKSGRKVSAPKRAADKDVVKPDESGSGTLL; this is encoded by the coding sequence ATGCCCATCACCCCCCGAGAAATCGAAGATCAGTTCGAGGACGCAGCGCTCACCCTGCGCCGCCTGCCCAACTCACCGGGCTCGGGCGCCAAGGGCTATGGCCAGTTCTGGCCGGAATATGTCCACGATGCCAAGCAGGCTTATGGCTACGACGAGGTGCGGATGAGGGTGGTGCCCAGCGCCCGGGATATTCAGCGGATGGAGCATTGCATCGGTTGGCTGGCCTGGCTCGATCCCGAAGATGCGCGGATCGTCTGGCTGCGGGCTGAGGGTGTGCGCTGGCGGCAGGTCTGCATCCGTGCGGGGGTGGTGCGATCGACCGCTTGGCGGCGGTGGGCGGCGTCGCTCCTCACCATAGCCAAGCATCTGAACGCATTGGAGAAATCAGGGCGCAAAGTGAGTGCGCCGAAAAGGGCGGCGGATAAGGACGTGGTCAAACCGGACGAAAGCGGGTCGGGCACGTTGTTATGA
- a CDS encoding tyrosine-type recombinase/integrase, with protein sequence MATHLTERIVKAAEIGTRKYVVFDEDCAGFGLCVFLSGRKGFVLIYCAAGRQRRMTIGTWPSWSVIAAREEAKRLKRDVDRGEDPMDVRTNARHAPTVDELVERYIDEHLPKLSASSAKDQASMLKTLVLPDWRSRKVTDITPTDVDRLLVKVAAGRPRVWKKPVKPIAVPRAFKSKRPAPKSPPKTFKPTPVRANRVGEVLRKMFSLSVTWKMRTDNPATSFRKRPETARERFLSFDEIKRLAEALCADPDQRAAGIIRLCMLTGARCGEARTATFDQFNLDLAIWTKQAAYTKQRRVHRVPISHEAVALIRLRGDAVPKGCPFLFPGDVPGQPVVDLKRFWERMRVQAEIPDVRIHDLRHTFASLLVSGGASLEMIGRLLGHTQIGTTQRYAHLIDSPLRAGVNAVGEMLKPRLRVVGL encoded by the coding sequence ATGGCCACGCATTTGACGGAACGGATTGTAAAGGCTGCCGAAATCGGCACGCGCAAGTATGTTGTGTTTGACGAGGACTGCGCGGGCTTCGGCCTTTGTGTCTTTCTGTCGGGCCGCAAGGGGTTCGTCCTGATCTATTGCGCGGCCGGGCGGCAGCGGCGCATGACGATCGGGACATGGCCCAGCTGGTCGGTGATTGCCGCCCGGGAGGAGGCCAAGCGGCTGAAGCGCGATGTCGATCGCGGCGAAGATCCGATGGATGTGCGGACCAACGCGCGGCACGCGCCCACCGTTGATGAACTGGTCGAACGATACATAGATGAACATCTGCCGAAACTGTCCGCATCCAGTGCCAAGGATCAGGCCAGTATGCTCAAAACGTTGGTCTTGCCCGATTGGCGATCACGCAAAGTGACCGACATCACGCCGACGGATGTTGACAGGCTGCTGGTCAAGGTTGCGGCAGGGCGGCCACGGGTCTGGAAGAAACCCGTCAAGCCGATCGCGGTGCCCCGGGCGTTCAAATCAAAACGACCCGCACCAAAGTCCCCGCCGAAGACCTTCAAGCCGACGCCAGTGCGCGCAAATCGGGTTGGAGAGGTTCTACGCAAGATGTTCAGCCTTTCCGTCACGTGGAAAATGCGCACCGACAATCCGGCGACCAGTTTCCGCAAGCGCCCCGAAACGGCCCGCGAACGTTTTCTTTCCTTTGATGAAATCAAGCGCCTCGCCGAGGCACTGTGCGCCGATCCCGATCAGCGCGCCGCCGGGATAATCCGCCTCTGCATGCTCACTGGCGCCCGGTGCGGCGAAGCCCGCACTGCGACATTCGACCAGTTCAACCTCGATCTGGCCATCTGGACCAAGCAAGCCGCCTACACCAAGCAGCGGCGCGTCCACCGGGTGCCGATCTCGCATGAGGCCGTCGCCCTGATCCGCTTGCGCGGCGATGCCGTGCCCAAGGGCTGTCCCTTCCTCTTCCCCGGCGATGTGCCCGGCCAGCCCGTGGTTGACCTCAAGCGCTTCTGGGAGCGGATGCGCGTGCAGGCCGAGATCCCCGACGTCCGCATCCACGATCTGCGTCACACCTTCGCCTCGTTGCTGGTTTCTGGTGGGGCCTCGCTGGAAATGATCGGGCGGCTGCTGGGTCATACCCAGATCGGCACCACCCAGCGCTATGCCCACCTCATTGACTCTCCCTTGCGGGCAGGGGTGAACGCGGTGGGCGAAATGCTGAAGCCGAGGTTGCGGGTGGTCGGCCTATAG
- a CDS encoding DUF393 domain-containing protein, protein MDNNPKTSVLYNANCPVCNFEIGHYARYAGKAGLPIRFDDLNTDARSLWGLDADTAARRLYVLHDGVLTSGIPAFLVLWAQMPRYRLLARIIGLPGARQVASAAYDHVLAPIIYRWHLRRLRKQSARA, encoded by the coding sequence ATGGATAACAACCCCAAGACTTCCGTTCTTTACAACGCCAACTGCCCGGTCTGCAATTTCGAGATCGGGCATTACGCTCGCTATGCGGGCAAGGCCGGTCTGCCGATACGGTTTGATGATCTGAACACAGACGCACGGTCCCTTTGGGGGTTGGATGCCGACACGGCTGCGCGTCGGCTTTATGTGCTACATGATGGCGTTTTGACATCGGGCATCCCGGCGTTTTTGGTGCTATGGGCGCAGATGCCACGCTACCGTCTGCTGGCACGGATCATAGGCTTGCCGGGGGCCCGGCAGGTCGCGAGTGCGGCCTATGACCATGTACTCGCCCCAATTATCTACCGCTGGCACCTGCGCCGGTTGCGCAAGCAATCCGCCCGCGCCTGA
- the istB gene encoding IS21-like element helper ATPase IstB, with amino-acid sequence MLTHPTHDRLLALGLTGIASALEEQRRSTAFDALSFEERLGLLVDREAAERDTKKLASRLKFAALRQDASVEDLDLRSPRGLDRSVMAHLADGGWIARHENLLITGPTGLGKSWIACALGHKACRDGRPVLYQRAPRMFEALALARGDGRHERILKTIARMDVLIIDDWGLAVLTAPERRDLLEILEDRHGRASTIVTSQLPVDQWHEAIGDPTLADAILDRLVHNAHRLTLSGESLRRRSAVTKKLDQIVQA; translated from the coding sequence ATGCTGACCCATCCCACCCACGACCGACTGTTGGCGCTCGGCCTGACCGGCATTGCATCGGCGCTCGAAGAACAACGCAGGTCAACCGCCTTCGACGCCCTCTCGTTCGAAGAGCGTCTCGGCCTGCTGGTCGACCGCGAGGCTGCAGAGCGCGACACCAAGAAACTGGCCTCCCGGCTCAAGTTTGCGGCTCTGCGCCAAGATGCCAGCGTCGAGGATCTGGACCTGCGCAGCCCACGTGGTCTTGACCGCAGTGTCATGGCGCATCTTGCCGATGGCGGCTGGATCGCCCGGCACGAGAACCTGCTGATAACCGGGCCGACCGGTTTGGGCAAAAGCTGGATCGCCTGCGCCCTTGGCCACAAGGCGTGCCGGGATGGGCGGCCCGTCCTCTATCAACGTGCGCCGCGCATGTTCGAGGCCCTTGCTCTGGCCCGTGGCGATGGCCGCCATGAACGCATCCTCAAAACCATCGCCCGCATGGATGTGCTGATCATTGACGATTGGGGCCTCGCCGTCCTCACCGCCCCGGAGCGCCGTGACCTGCTGGAAATCCTCGAAGACCGCCACGGCCGCGCTTCCACCATCGTCACAAGCCAACTCCCCGTTGACCAGTGGCACGAAGCCATCGGCGACCCAACGCTCGCAGATGCCATCCTCGACCGCCTCGTTCACAACGCACACCGCCTCACCCTCTCAGGTGAAAGCCTGCGCAGGCGCTCCGCCGTCACAAAAAAGCTTGACCAAATCGTTCAAGCCTGA
- a CDS encoding transcriptional regulator — MKKIGLSAAENTAPEVDSGLLTGWLNRSDLARELTLSVDTLQRWETRCMGPPCVRVGRKVLYRMEAVRKWLREREARKQGVSRAFAGRR; from the coding sequence ATGAAAAAGATTGGCTTAAGCGCCGCCGAGAATACCGCGCCGGAGGTGGACAGCGGCCTGCTGACCGGCTGGCTGAACCGCTCCGACCTTGCTCGGGAACTGACCCTTTCGGTCGACACGCTGCAGCGCTGGGAGACCCGCTGCATGGGCCCGCCTTGCGTCCGGGTGGGGCGCAAGGTGCTCTACCGCATGGAGGCCGTCAGGAAATGGCTGCGCGAGCGGGAGGCCCGCAAGCAGGGTGTCAGCCGCGCTTTCGCTGGTCGGCGTTGA
- the istB gene encoding IS21-like element helper ATPase IstB, producing the protein MTSREIDIHTLPGMLTALRLPSFHKLWADIATRADAEGWPAARFLAVLAEYELAERDMRRIQRHMNEAQLPAGKTLATFDFKALPTLPRARIEALAAGDWLEGGGNLIAIGNSGTGKTHILCAIGHALIERGHRVFYTRTSDLVQRLQAARRDLVLEAALAKLDKFDLIILDDITYAHKDQAETGVLFELIARRYECRSIAIAANQPFSGWDQIFPDKAMTVAAIDRLVHHAAILEMNAESFRQRAAASNKEALSRPPTTTIADNKDKGEG; encoded by the coding sequence ATGACCTCCCGCGAGATCGACATCCACACGCTGCCAGGCATGCTGACCGCGCTGCGCCTGCCCAGCTTCCACAAGCTTTGGGCCGACATCGCCACCCGCGCCGATGCCGAAGGCTGGCCCGCTGCCCGCTTTCTGGCCGTCCTCGCGGAATACGAACTGGCCGAGCGCGACATGCGCCGCATTCAGCGCCACATGAACGAGGCACAGCTACCGGCTGGCAAGACGCTGGCGACCTTCGACTTCAAGGCGCTGCCAACCCTGCCGCGCGCCCGGATCGAGGCCTTGGCGGCCGGCGACTGGCTGGAGGGTGGCGGCAATCTGATCGCCATCGGCAATTCCGGCACGGGCAAAACGCACATTCTCTGCGCGATAGGCCATGCCCTGATCGAGCGGGGACACCGCGTGTTCTATACCCGGACCAGCGATCTGGTGCAGCGACTTCAGGCCGCCCGCCGCGATCTGGTGCTCGAAGCCGCGCTCGCCAAGCTCGACAAGTTCGACCTGATCATCCTCGACGACATCACCTACGCCCACAAGGATCAGGCCGAGACAGGCGTGCTCTTCGAGCTGATCGCCCGGCGCTACGAATGCCGCAGCATCGCCATCGCCGCCAACCAGCCCTTCAGCGGCTGGGACCAGATCTTCCCGGACAAGGCGATGACCGTCGCCGCCATCGACCGGCTGGTTCATCACGCAGCGATCCTGGAGATGAATGCCGAAAGCTTCCGCCAGCGCGCGGCCGCCTCCAACAAAGAGGCGCTGAGCAGACCGCCAACGACAACCATCGCCGACAACAAGGACAAAGGAGAAGGCTGA